The following proteins are encoded in a genomic region of Methylovorus glucosotrophus:
- a CDS encoding EVE domain-containing protein yields the protein MRYWLMKSEPGDVSIDDLAGFPNQTVDWYGVRNYQARNFMRDQMKVGDGVLFYHSNCAEPGIVGIAEVSRLAYPDRLQFVEGHKYYDPKATPENPRWFNVDVKLVRKTRLLSLKEMRETPELESLRILQRGNRLSITPVDPREWNFIMKLLEA from the coding sequence ATGCGATATTGGTTAATGAAGTCTGAGCCCGGCGATGTGTCGATTGATGATCTTGCCGGTTTTCCCAATCAAACGGTGGACTGGTATGGCGTCCGTAATTATCAGGCACGCAATTTCATGCGTGACCAGATGAAGGTCGGCGATGGCGTGCTGTTTTACCATTCCAACTGTGCCGAGCCAGGCATTGTCGGTATCGCCGAAGTGAGCCGGCTTGCCTATCCTGACCGGTTGCAGTTTGTTGAGGGGCATAAATATTATGACCCCAAGGCAACGCCAGAAAATCCCCGCTGGTTCAATGTGGACGTCAAGCTGGTGCGTAAAACCCGTCTCTTGAGCTTGAAGGAAATGCGCGAAACACCGGAGCTGGAAAGTCTGCGCATTCTGCAGCGTGGTAATCGTCTTTCCATCACCCCGGTAGATCCGCGCGAATGGAATTTCATCATGAAGCTGCTGGAAGCCTAG
- a CDS encoding pyridoxamine 5'-phosphate oxidase family protein, with translation MSKQFDALGQEHMEFIWQQPMFFVATAAPEGRVNLSPKGLDSLRVLDANTVAWLNVTGSGNETAAHLLENPRMTLMFCAFEGKPLILRLYGQAQVVHPHDRAWNDWAARFEQLPGTRQIFILKVDLVQTSCGMAVPLFSYQGQRTQLTQWAEKQGEAGMRRYWQDKNQRSLDGKPTGIFGPDLFDPI, from the coding sequence ATGAGCAAGCAGTTTGATGCGCTTGGCCAGGAGCACATGGAGTTCATCTGGCAGCAACCCATGTTCTTTGTGGCTACTGCCGCGCCGGAAGGCCGGGTCAATCTCTCGCCCAAAGGTTTGGATTCATTGCGCGTGCTGGATGCCAACACCGTGGCCTGGCTGAATGTGACGGGCAGCGGCAATGAAACGGCTGCGCATCTGCTCGAAAACCCGCGCATGACACTGATGTTTTGTGCGTTTGAAGGCAAGCCGCTGATTTTGCGTCTGTATGGGCAAGCGCAAGTGGTGCATCCGCATGACCGTGCCTGGAATGACTGGGCCGCCCGCTTTGAGCAGCTGCCGGGAACACGCCAGATTTTTATATTGAAAGTTGATCTGGTGCAGACTTCGTGCGGCATGGCCGTGCCCTTGTTCAGTTACCAGGGCCAGCGCACCCAGTTGACGCAATGGGCAGAAAAACAGGGCGAAGCAGGCATGCGACGTTACTGGCAGGACAAAAACCAGCGCAGTCTGGATGGCAAACCAACCGGGATTTTTGGCCCGGATCTGTTTGATCCCATTTAA
- a CDS encoding cytochrome D1 domain-containing protein — translation MKSTPLVMRFSATLILAASGLLASHAAMADKGIAYVTNQDAGVSVINLDTLETSRTIDIQGKAPRGLGVTADGKLLITANKENGNISVIDTATGKLVQHIDIGKNPEFVRIKGDLAFVSFEPSSKGGPPPKPGEPAAKEDDDDDDEPARIAIVDLKKGKKIREIVGGPETEGIEFSKDGKKLIITNEADNTITVHNIATGKLLKTVKTKEYGERPRGIKVSPDGKTYVATLEFGNKFVVLDDKFKVLKTVDTGKGPYGIAYDRDGKHIYVATSKEKALEVYDAKTYSKVKSVTTGDRCWHFSFTPDDKQILLACGKSNEVVVFDATTLDVVKRVTDKDMPWGLVTYPKSMGSLDQP, via the coding sequence ATGAAATCTACCCCCCTCGTCATGAGGTTTAGCGCCACCTTGATCCTGGCAGCCAGCGGACTATTGGCAAGCCATGCGGCAATGGCCGACAAAGGTATCGCGTATGTGACCAATCAGGATGCCGGTGTCAGCGTCATTAATCTGGATACGCTGGAAACCAGCAGAACCATCGACATTCAGGGCAAGGCACCACGTGGCCTGGGCGTCACGGCGGATGGCAAGTTGCTCATCACCGCCAACAAGGAAAATGGCAATATCTCCGTGATCGATACCGCCACTGGCAAGCTGGTGCAGCATATCGACATCGGCAAAAACCCCGAATTTGTCCGCATCAAGGGCGACCTCGCCTTTGTATCCTTTGAGCCCAGCTCCAAAGGCGGCCCACCACCAAAACCAGGTGAACCCGCAGCCAAGGAAGATGACGATGATGATGACGAGCCAGCCCGCATCGCCATTGTGGATCTGAAAAAAGGCAAGAAAATCCGTGAGATTGTCGGCGGCCCGGAAACCGAAGGCATTGAATTCTCCAAGGATGGCAAAAAGCTGATTATCACCAATGAGGCTGACAACACCATCACCGTCCACAACATTGCCACAGGCAAGTTGCTGAAAACCGTCAAGACCAAGGAATACGGCGAACGCCCACGCGGCATCAAGGTTTCCCCTGATGGCAAAACCTATGTCGCCACCCTGGAGTTCGGCAACAAGTTTGTCGTGCTGGATGACAAGTTCAAGGTATTAAAGACTGTAGATACCGGCAAGGGTCCTTACGGCATCGCCTATGACCGCGATGGCAAGCACATCTATGTCGCCACCTCCAAGGAAAAAGCCCTGGAAGTCTACGATGCCAAGACCTACAGCAAGGTGAAGTCTGTTACCACCGGTGATCGTTGCTGGCACTTCAGCTTCACCCCAGATGACAAGCAGATTCTGCTGGCATGCGGCAAATCCAACGAAGTGGTGGTATTTGATGCGACGACGCTGGATGTCGTAAAACGCGTGACCGACAAGGATATGCCTTGGGGCCTGGTCACTTACCCTAAATCCATGGGTAGCCTGGATCAGCCTTAA
- the ilvA gene encoding threonine ammonia-lyase, biosynthetic: MKNDYLEKIRSARVYDVASKTALEFQPNLSARIGNRVLLKREDMQPVFSFKLRGAYNKMAHLSADALQRGVITASAGNHAQGVALAAQKLNCRAVIVMPTTTPMIKINAVKNRGAEVVLQGDSYSDAYAYALKLEQEQGLTFVHPFDDPYVIAGQGTIAMEILDAHPEPIEAIFCCVGGGGLIAGIAAYVKQVRPEIKIIGVEASDANAMQLSLDQGQRVMLDQVGLFADGAAVKQVGEETFRLAREYVDEMILVDNDAICAAIKDVFEDTRSILEPAGALATAGLKEYAKRHQLQGKTLIGIASGANINFDRLRFVAERAEIGEKREAVLAVTIPEKPGSFKTFCRLLGGRSITEFNYRYSDPQAAHIYVGIAIQDPAESRALVEMLQAHGLATLDLTDNEVAKLHLRHLVGGHAPQAKHECVYRFEFPEKPGALMNFLDTMGHNWNISLFHYRNHGADFGRVLVGMQVPPEDQQAFADFLQNLGYPYWNESHNPAYELFLG; this comes from the coding sequence ATGAAAAACGACTACCTGGAAAAAATTCGCTCTGCGCGCGTCTACGACGTCGCCAGCAAAACCGCACTGGAGTTTCAGCCCAATCTCTCTGCCAGAATTGGCAACCGGGTTTTGCTCAAGCGCGAAGACATGCAGCCGGTTTTTTCCTTCAAGCTGCGCGGCGCCTACAACAAAATGGCGCATCTCAGCGCCGATGCATTGCAACGTGGCGTGATCACTGCCTCAGCCGGCAACCATGCCCAAGGTGTCGCCCTCGCCGCGCAAAAGCTCAATTGCCGTGCCGTGATCGTGATGCCGACCACCACGCCCATGATCAAGATCAATGCAGTCAAAAATCGCGGCGCTGAAGTCGTGCTGCAAGGCGACTCCTACTCAGACGCCTATGCCTATGCGCTCAAGCTGGAGCAGGAACAAGGCCTGACCTTTGTACACCCCTTTGATGACCCTTATGTAATTGCAGGCCAGGGTACCATTGCCATGGAAATCCTGGATGCGCATCCAGAGCCCATCGAAGCCATCTTCTGCTGCGTAGGTGGCGGCGGCCTGATTGCCGGCATTGCCGCTTATGTCAAACAGGTGCGCCCTGAGATCAAGATCATCGGCGTAGAGGCAAGCGACGCCAATGCCATGCAGCTTTCGCTGGATCAAGGCCAGCGCGTGATGCTGGATCAGGTCGGACTGTTTGCCGATGGCGCCGCCGTCAAGCAGGTCGGTGAAGAAACCTTCCGCCTGGCACGTGAGTATGTGGATGAAATGATACTGGTCGATAACGACGCCATATGCGCCGCCATCAAGGATGTGTTTGAAGACACGCGTTCGATTCTGGAGCCTGCTGGTGCGCTTGCCACCGCCGGACTTAAGGAATACGCCAAGCGTCACCAGTTGCAAGGCAAAACGCTGATTGGCATTGCCTCTGGCGCCAATATCAATTTTGATCGCCTGCGCTTTGTCGCTGAGCGCGCCGAAATCGGCGAAAAGCGCGAGGCCGTGCTGGCAGTGACGATTCCGGAAAAACCAGGCTCGTTCAAAACCTTCTGCCGCCTGCTGGGTGGCCGCAGCATTACCGAATTCAATTATCGCTACTCCGATCCACAGGCCGCCCACATCTATGTCGGCATTGCCATTCAGGATCCGGCGGAGTCGCGGGCACTGGTCGAGATGCTGCAGGCGCATGGCCTGGCCACGCTGGACCTGACCGACAATGAAGTGGCCAAGCTGCATCTGCGCCATCTGGTCGGCGGTCATGCCCCGCAAGCCAAGCATGAATGCGTATACCGTTTCGAATTCCCCGAAAAACCCGGCGCGTTGATGAATTTCCTCGACACCATGGGGCATAACTGGAACATCAGCCTGTTTCATTATCGCAACCACGGCGCAGACTTCGGCCGCGTGCTGGTCGGCATGCAGGTTCCGCCTGAAGACCAGCAGGCATTTGCCGACTTCCTGCAGAACCTGGGTTACCCCTACTGGAATGAAAGCCACAACCCCGCCTATGAATTATTTTTAGGCTAG
- the rpiA gene encoding ribose-5-phosphate isomerase RpiA translates to MATQDELKQQVAKAAVEYVKGGIIGVGTGSTANFFIDELAKVKSKIDGAVASSEATAQRLRAHGIEVFDLNSVDGMEIYVDGADEITEHMHMLKGGGGALTREKIVAACAKTFICICDASKYVPVLGKFPLPVEVLPMARSHVARELTKLGGQPKLRDFTTDNGNIILDVHGLEILNPVEMEAKINQIVGVVTNGLFAARPADVLLLATPEGVKTYKR, encoded by the coding sequence ATGGCAACACAAGACGAATTGAAACAACAAGTAGCGAAGGCCGCGGTTGAATACGTTAAGGGCGGCATTATTGGGGTAGGCACTGGCTCTACTGCCAACTTTTTTATCGATGAACTGGCCAAGGTCAAAAGCAAGATTGATGGCGCGGTAGCAAGCTCGGAAGCCACTGCACAGCGGTTGCGCGCCCACGGCATTGAAGTATTTGACCTGAATAGCGTGGATGGCATGGAAATTTATGTCGATGGCGCCGATGAAATCACTGAGCACATGCACATGCTGAAAGGCGGCGGCGGTGCTTTGACCCGCGAAAAAATCGTCGCAGCCTGTGCCAAGACATTTATCTGTATCTGTGATGCCAGCAAGTACGTGCCTGTGCTGGGCAAATTCCCGCTGCCAGTGGAAGTATTGCCCATGGCCCGCAGCCACGTGGCACGTGAACTGACCAAGCTGGGCGGTCAACCCAAGCTGCGCGACTTTACCACCGATAACGGCAACATCATTCTGGACGTGCATGGCCTGGAAATCCTCAACCCGGTTGAGATGGAAGCCAAGATCAACCAGATCGTGGGTGTTGTCACCAATGGTCTGTTCGCCGCGCGTCCTGCAGATGTTCTGCTGTTGGCCACGCCGGAAGGTGTGAAGACATACAAGCGCTAA